A single region of the Sphingobium sp. TKS genome encodes:
- a CDS encoding alpha/beta hydrolase: MPDVIFPGPEGRLEGRFSPPPRPRAPVAMILHPHPQGGGTMNDRITQALYKTFVRRGFAVLRFNFRGVGRSQGTFDNGIGELSDAAAALDWVQSFHPEAQTTWIAGFSFGAWIGMQLLMRRPEIRGFISVAPPANMYDFSFLAPCPSSGIIVQGTADEVVTASAVQKLVDKLRTQKGITIHHDEIRGANHFFEHELEQLMKSVDNYLDMRLSPDSPIR, encoded by the coding sequence ATGCCCGACGTAATTTTCCCCGGACCCGAAGGCCGCCTCGAAGGCCGCTTCAGCCCTCCCCCCCGCCCCCGCGCGCCGGTCGCGATGATCCTCCATCCGCACCCCCAGGGCGGCGGCACGATGAACGACCGTATCACCCAGGCGCTTTACAAGACCTTCGTGCGGCGCGGCTTTGCGGTGCTGCGGTTCAATTTCCGTGGCGTGGGGCGCAGCCAGGGCACGTTCGACAACGGCATTGGCGAATTGAGCGACGCCGCTGCGGCGCTCGACTGGGTGCAGAGCTTCCATCCGGAGGCGCAGACGACATGGATCGCCGGTTTCTCCTTTGGCGCCTGGATCGGCATGCAGTTGCTGATGCGGCGCCCGGAAATACGGGGCTTTATCTCGGTCGCACCGCCAGCGAACATGTATGACTTCTCCTTCCTGGCGCCCTGCCCTTCCTCGGGCATCATCGTCCAGGGAACGGCGGACGAGGTCGTCACCGCGAGCGCCGTGCAGAAGCTGGTCGACAAGCTGCGCACCCAGAAGGGCATCACCATCCATCATGACGAGATCCGTGGCGCGAACCACTTTTTCGAACATGAGCTGGAGCAGTTGATGAAGTCGGTGGATAATTATCTCGACATGCGGCTGTCGCCGGATTCGCCTATACGGTGA
- a CDS encoding cysteine desulfurase family protein: MASHRLYLDHAATTPILPQAQAAMIQALESWSNPSSPHGDGRAARAALEDARRRIGSALGWDGHVIFTSGASEAIAIALTRSKAGRILTSPVEHDSVLRVTPEAERLEVDINGLLIHHSCLHVNDGGKSLLAIQHVNNETGVIQPLEEIDREGVILFADCAQSAAKLPLPDADMIAISAHKFGGPPGIGALLIKDLTLIHASGGQEQGYRAGTENLPAVLAMAAALEARTDWIPKVATLRAKLDDAIEAFGGEIVARDAPRIPSIASYRMPGLSARAQLIQFDLAGISVSAGSACSSGSLKTSHVLHAMGWDEAQAGEVIRVSFGPATSEADIDRFIEAWTSMAARAR, from the coding sequence GTGGCTTCCCACCGTCTCTATCTGGATCACGCTGCCACCACGCCGATATTGCCGCAGGCGCAAGCGGCGATGATCCAGGCGCTGGAAAGCTGGTCCAATCCCTCCAGCCCGCATGGCGACGGCCGCGCAGCCCGCGCCGCGCTGGAGGACGCTCGCCGTCGGATCGGTTCTGCGCTGGGTTGGGACGGGCATGTCATCTTCACCTCCGGCGCCAGCGAAGCCATTGCGATCGCGCTGACCCGCAGCAAGGCGGGACGAATCCTGACATCGCCGGTCGAGCATGATTCGGTCCTGCGCGTGACACCGGAGGCCGAGCGGCTGGAGGTGGATATCAACGGCCTCCTTATTCATCATTCCTGTTTGCACGTTAATGACGGCGGAAAAAGCCTCCTCGCCATCCAGCACGTCAACAATGAAACCGGCGTGATCCAGCCCCTGGAAGAGATCGACCGCGAGGGCGTCATCCTTTTCGCGGACTGCGCCCAGAGCGCCGCCAAACTCCCTCTCCCCGACGCTGACATGATCGCCATCAGCGCGCATAAATTCGGCGGCCCTCCGGGGATCGGTGCGTTGCTCATCAAGGATCTGACCCTGATCCACGCCAGCGGCGGGCAGGAACAGGGCTATCGCGCAGGCACGGAAAACCTCCCCGCCGTCCTCGCCATGGCGGCGGCGCTGGAGGCCCGCACCGACTGGATTCCCAAGGTAGCCACCCTGCGCGCCAAGCTGGATGACGCCATCGAAGCATTCGGCGGCGAGATCGTCGCGCGCGACGCCCCGCGCATCCCCTCCATCGCAAGCTACCGCATGCCCGGCCTTTCGGCCCGCGCCCAGCTTATCCAGTTCGATCTCGCGGGCATTTCCGTCTCGGCCGGCAGCGCCTGTTCCTCCGGCTCGCTCAAGACCAGCCATGTCCTCCACGCCATGGGTTGGGATGAAGCGCAGGCAGGCGAAGTCATCCGCGTCAGCTTTGGCCCCGCCACCAGCGAAGCCGACATAGACCGCTTCATCGAAGCCTGGACCAGCATGGCGGCGCGCGCCCGATGA
- a CDS encoding cysteine desulfurase family protein, whose translation MTIYLDYQATTPLAPEAFDAMVPLLRDQFANPHSAHRLGRVVAAQVEVARAEILKLFPEGGRLLFTSGATEALNMAIRGAPSGGIVTVATEHAAVLDTVEAQGRAGRDVAILPVGSDGLVDLDQAAKAIRPGVALVAVMLVNNEIGVIQPVAELAELAHRAGALFLCDAVQGYGRVPIPPLCDMVAISAHKIHGPKGVGALWLREGVDLTPVIHGGGQEGGLRSGTLSPALCAGFGASARLMRERAETDRAHVESLWTAARDLFFQWTLNGSETCRYPGNLNLRRAGVDGARLLSECRDVAFSLGSACASGSGRPSHVLRALGLSDAEARGSVRIGFGRYTTLAELEDAARILNEAAQIWAP comes from the coding sequence ATGACCATCTATCTCGACTATCAGGCGACCACGCCGCTCGCGCCCGAAGCCTTTGACGCCATGGTCCCGCTGCTCCGCGACCAGTTCGCCAACCCCCATAGCGCCCACCGCCTGGGCCGAGTCGTCGCCGCGCAGGTAGAGGTCGCGCGCGCCGAAATCCTGAAGCTGTTTCCGGAGGGCGGCCGCCTCCTCTTCACTTCCGGCGCTACCGAAGCGCTGAACATGGCGATCCGGGGCGCGCCTTCGGGCGGAATCGTCACTGTCGCCACCGAACATGCCGCCGTTCTTGACACTGTCGAAGCGCAGGGCAGGGCGGGGCGCGACGTCGCCATCCTTCCAGTGGGCTCCGACGGCCTAGTGGATCTCGACCAGGCCGCCAAAGCCATCCGCCCCGGCGTGGCCTTGGTCGCGGTCATGCTGGTCAACAATGAAATCGGCGTCATTCAGCCGGTTGCGGAACTGGCCGAGCTTGCCCACCGTGCGGGCGCCCTCTTTCTCTGCGACGCCGTGCAAGGCTATGGCCGCGTCCCCATTCCGCCCTTATGCGACATGGTCGCGATCAGCGCCCACAAAATCCACGGCCCCAAAGGCGTCGGCGCTCTCTGGCTTCGCGAGGGCGTCGATCTCACCCCCGTCATCCATGGCGGCGGGCAGGAAGGTGGCCTGCGCTCGGGCACCCTTTCGCCCGCTCTCTGCGCGGGCTTCGGCGCTTCTGCCCGCTTGATGCGGGAGCGCGCCGAAACCGACCGCGCCCATGTCGAATCGCTTTGGACAGCCGCCCGCGACCTCTTTTTCCAATGGACGCTCAACGGCAGCGAAACCTGTCGCTATCCCGGCAATCTCAACCTTCGCCGGGCTGGAGTGGACGGTGCGCGGCTGTTGTCGGAATGCCGCGATGTCGCTTTTTCGCTCGGCAGCGCTTGCGCAAGTGGGTCCGGGCGGCCTAGCCATGTGCTGCGCGCACTCGGCCTTTCAGACGCGGAGGCGCGTGGATCGGTGCGGATCGGCTTTGGCCGGTACACGACGCTGGCCGAACTGGAGGATGCCGCGAGGATATTGAATGAGGCAGCCCAAATATGGGCGCCTTGA